One genomic region from Pongo abelii isolate AG06213 chromosome 4, NHGRI_mPonAbe1-v2.0_pri, whole genome shotgun sequence encodes:
- the LOC100460729 gene encoding LOW QUALITY PROTEIN: CCA tRNA nucleotidyltransferase 1, mitochondrial-like (The sequence of the model RefSeq protein was modified relative to this genomic sequence to represent the inferred CDS: deleted 1 base in 1 codon; substituted 1 base at 1 genomic stop codon), producing the protein MLRCLYHWHRPVLNCRWSRLCLLKRYLFTMKLQSPEFQSLFTEGLKSLTELFVKENHELRIAGGAVRDLLNGVKPQDIDFATTATPTXMKEMFQSAGIRMINNRGEKHGTITARLHEENFEITTLRIDVTTDGRHAEVAFTTDRQKDVECRDLTINCMFLGFDGTLFHYFNGYEDLKNKKVRFVGHAKQRIQEDYLRILRYFRFYGRIVDKPGDHDPETLEAIAENAKGLAGISGERIWVELKKILVGNHVNHLIHLIYDLDVASYIGLPANASLEEFDKVSKNVEGFSPKPMTLLASLFKVQDDVTKLDLRLKISKEEKNLGLFIVKNKKDLIKATDSSDPLKPYQDFIIDSREPDAPTRVCELLKYQGEHCLLKEMQQWSIPPFPVSGHDIRKVGISSGKEIGALLQQLREQWKKSGYQMEKDELLNYIKKT; encoded by the exons ATGCTGAGGTGCCTGTATCATTGGCACAGGCCAGTGCTGAACTGTAGGTGGAGTAGGCTGTGCCTTCTGAAGCGGTATCTATTTACAATGAAGTTGCAGTCTCCCGAATTCCAGTCACTTTTCACAGAAGGATTGAAGAGTCTGACAGAATTATTTGTCAAAGAGAATCACGAATTAAGAATAGCAGGAGGAGCAGTGAGGGATTTATTAAATGGAGTAAAACCTCAGGATATAGATTTTGCCACCACTGCTACCCCTACTTAAATGAAGGAGATGTTTCAGTCGGCTGGGATTCGGATGATAAACAACAGAGGAGAAAAACACGGAACAATTACTGCCAGGCTTCATGAAGAAAATTTTGAGATTACTACACTACGGATTGATGTCACCACTGATGGAAGACATGCTGAGGTAGCATTTACAACTGACCGGCAGAAAGATGTGGAATGCAGAGATCTCACtata aattgtatgtttttaGGTTTTGATGGCACTTTATTTCACTACTTTAATGGttatgaagatttaaaaaataagaaagttagaTTTGTTGGACATGCTAAACAGAGAATACAAGAGGATTATCTTAGAATTTTAAGATACTTCAGGTTTTATGGGAGAATTGTAGACAAACCTGGTGACCATGATCCTGAGACTTTGGAAGCAATTGCAGAAAATGCAAAAGGCTTGGCTGGAATATCAGGAGAAAGGATTTGGGTGGAACTGAAAAAAATTCTTGTTGGTAACCACGTAAATCATTTGATTCACCTTATCTATGATCTTGATGTGGCTTCTTATATAGGTTTACCTGCTAATGCAAGTTTAGAAGAATTTGACAAAGTCAGTAAAAATGTTGAAGGTTTTTCACCAAAGCCAATGACTCTTTTGGCCTCATTATTCAAAGTACAAGATGATGTCACAAAATTGGATTTGAGGTTGAAGatctcaaaagaagagaaaaaccttGGCTtatttatagttaaaaataagaaagatttaaTTAAAGCAACAGATAGTTCAGACCCATTGAAACCCTATCAAGACTTCATTATAGATTCTAGGGAACCTGATGCACCTACTCGTGTATGTGAACTACTCAAGTACCAAGGAGAGCACTGTCTCCTAAAGGAAATGCAGCAGTGGTCCATTCCTCCATTTCCTGTAAGTGGCCATGACATCAGAAAAGTGGGCATTTCTTCAGGAAAAGAAATTGGGGCTCTATTACAACAGTTGCGAGAACAGTGGAAAAAAAGTGGTTACCAAATGGAAAAAGATGAACTTCTGAAT